Below is a window of Gossypium hirsutum isolate 1008001.06 chromosome A12, Gossypium_hirsutum_v2.1, whole genome shotgun sequence DNA.
AACCATGACCATTATAAGGAAACGCATCCTATACATTAGTGGATATGGAGCCTTGGGGGATTGAAGAATTAAGTAGCCTATATATTGAATCAACAACAATAACTTTTTACATTTCTAAGACTGATGGTTTTTTCCTGGTTTCATCAACAATAAACAACTTGATGAAAACAGaggataaataaataattttgtaaGCCACCTAGAAAGTGACTTGTTCATCCTCTACTCTTTGGGATACTACTGCCTGTTGCAGATACTTGAAAGCTTTCTGATAATTCAAGAAACCCATAAACCAGAAATCAAAATCATCAACTGTCACAATTTCCATGTACTTCTGCGATGGTTTCTTCATGTTTTCACTCTCATTAACTCCCTTGATTTTCTCAAGTGGaatcaaaacctgcatccaattTGACACCACAACGTGAGATGATGCCATTACAGGGTGCAAAATTATGAAGACAGAAAGGCAATCATATATGATACCTTGTAATGTACTCTGACAAAATCTCCATTCGAAGAAGGGATTTTGATGGATCTATCGCTACAAAAGGCGACCTTTGCAGAGGAGATGAAAAGAAGGCCCGCTATAGGACCTGACGTTGTTGATAAATAGCATTGGCAAGCCTTCAACAGCTTCTCTCCTTCTTTCACACTaaataattgtttgaaaattttctccaCCCCTCCTACTTGAAGAATTCTTGCCCCCAAACTCAATTTTCCCTTCACAGTTTCACTGATCTTTGGCCCCAGTCTCACTGCAAATTTCACAAGtaacaaaccaaaaaaaaaaaaaactttagctTTCATGTCACCATGATCTCATGTACTCCAACATGAGTGTCAGATACCTATAAGCTTTGAATACGGTACTAATATGTTTCTTATCTTACCATGTTCTCGGATTCCATGTGCGAAACTATCAGCTTTCTTCCCTAGCTTGTTCATTCTTTTAAGTACAAAATTCCCTTTGCCTGCAATTCCAAAACTTTCCCATTAGTATTGTGAACATCTTCGCTATAATGAATTTTCATATCCATCATTGACACAAATTATTTAAGAGTTAAGAACAAAACTTACTTATCCTGAACGTTGCAGACCCTTCAGCATCAGGTAAGTACAGTCTCGGGGTTCTCTCAACTCGATATACGATAGATTTCGTTGGAACTCCAATAACTTGTTCTAGTAGCTGGTTCTTCATCTTCATGAAAGAAATTTGAATCCTTGATTTTCTGGTTTTCTCTTTGGGAATACTTCAATGATAAAATGGAGGGATGGTTTGTGATTATGGATGAATGTTGTAGATTGGCAAACGGTATTTAAAGGGATACAAAAGGGGGTGGTTGGTTGAATTCTAAACTTTAttgtaa
It encodes the following:
- the LOC107931217 gene encoding putative GEM-like protein 8 codes for the protein MKMKNQLLEQVIGVPTKSIVYRVERTPRLYLPDAEGSATFRISKGNFVLKRMNKLGKKADSFAHGIREHVRLGPKISETVKGKLSLGARILQVGGVEKIFKQLFSVKEGEKLLKACQCYLSTTSGPIAGLLFISSAKVAFCSDRSIKIPSSNGDFVRVHYKVLIPLEKIKGVNESENMKKPSQKYMEIVTVDDFDFWFMGFLNYQKAFKYLQQAVVSQRVEDEQVTF